A single genomic interval of Zunongwangia sp. HGR-M22 harbors:
- a CDS encoding RsmD family RNA methyltransferase has translation MRIISGSNKGKRIIAPKKLPVRPTTDMAKEGLFNILNNHYHFSALTILDLFSGTGNISYEFASRGAEKITSIDGNYECVKFIKKTANELDYSITAIKSDVFKYLEKAPIKADVIFADPPYNFSTEEFLKIAALVFENNLLTEDGMLIIESGKHTDLSNGPNFVEKRGYGGSVFSFFYKTSEED, from the coding sequence ATGCGCATCATTTCAGGAAGTAATAAAGGAAAAAGAATTATAGCACCCAAAAAATTACCGGTTCGGCCAACAACAGATATGGCTAAGGAAGGATTATTCAATATCCTTAATAACCATTATCATTTTAGTGCTTTAACTATTTTAGACCTATTTTCTGGAACAGGAAATATCTCTTACGAATTTGCTTCTCGAGGAGCTGAAAAAATCACTTCGATAGATGGAAATTATGAATGTGTAAAATTCATTAAAAAAACAGCTAACGAGTTAGATTACTCCATTACCGCGATAAAGAGCGATGTTTTTAAATATTTAGAAAAAGCTCCTATTAAAGCAGATGTGATATTTGCCGATCCTCCCTATAATTTTTCAACAGAAGAATTTTTAAAAATCGCTGCTCTCGTATTTGAAAATAACCTGCTTACTGAAGACGGAATGCTAATTATAGAGTCTGGAAAACACACCGATCTATCTAATGGCCCAAATTTTGTAGAAAAGAGAGGTTATGGAGGTTCTGTTTTTTCATTTTTTTATAAAACTAGTGAAGAAGATTAG
- a CDS encoding DUF3822 family protein — MKLSIQVSLNGLSFCILNTESNTIVYYHKKIFDKELDPINLLQKIEEEYNTQSQLKTPVNEVKLCFCNTLFTLVPKKWFQEDAAASYLKFNTKILKTDFVAIDEIDDNQIVNIYIPYTNILNYFFEKYGEFEYSHHLSILLHKFLSFEDHKGIKIYAHNRNKQLDLFAIEDGKLLVCNSFSYSTGEDYLYYLLFIAEQLNLDPKKFSLNLSGEIHKEDEIYKLLQDYIQHIIFLSSEISYEIEEGWNINKSEEYILLNTL, encoded by the coding sequence TTGAAACTGTCCATTCAGGTTAGCCTGAATGGACTTTCTTTTTGTATCCTAAATACAGAATCAAACACCATTGTTTATTATCACAAAAAAATCTTCGATAAAGAACTGGATCCTATAAATCTTCTGCAAAAAATCGAAGAAGAATACAACACGCAATCACAACTAAAAACTCCCGTTAACGAGGTAAAATTGTGTTTTTGCAACACATTATTTACGCTAGTTCCCAAGAAATGGTTTCAGGAAGATGCCGCTGCTTCCTACCTAAAATTCAATACTAAAATTCTCAAAACAGACTTTGTTGCCATAGATGAAATTGACGATAATCAAATTGTAAATATTTATATCCCGTATACCAATATTCTTAATTACTTTTTTGAAAAGTATGGAGAATTCGAATATTCACATCATCTGTCTATTTTGCTGCATAAATTTCTTTCTTTTGAAGATCACAAAGGCATAAAAATTTACGCCCATAATCGCAATAAACAGCTCGACTTATTTGCTATTGAAGATGGGAAGTTATTAGTATGTAATAGTTTTAGTTATTCTACAGGAGAAGATTATTTATATTACCTTCTTTTTATTGCTGAGCAGTTAAACTTAGATCCTAAAAAATTCAGTTTAAATCTAAGTGGAGAAATTCACAAAGAAGACGAGATTTACAAATTGCTTCAAGATTACATTCAGCATATAATCTTTTTATCTTCAGAAATATCATACGAAATCGAAGAAGGTTGGAATATTAATAAATCTGAAGAATACATACTTTTAAATACACTTTAA